Proteins from one Mixophyes fleayi isolate aMixFle1 chromosome 9, aMixFle1.hap1, whole genome shotgun sequence genomic window:
- the ATAT1 gene encoding alpha-tubulin N-acetyltransferase 1, whose amino-acid sequence MEFEFDVHKIFLEPITKLDSSLVPQRRPLVPSTEAQKQIMKIIDEIGKSSAKAQRLPAPITSASRMQTNQHHLYILKDCTPQTAGRGVVIGFLKVGYKKLFVLNHSGSHIEAEPLCILDFYIHESLQRHGFGKELFSFMLRTEQVEPQHLAIDRPSEKFLSFLRKHYNLCSTIPQVNNFVIFEGFFRDRKAPGRKLPPKRTEGEIKPYSLSERDFLKQEEGLPWPFSQGQSSLNRAGSLGSSPTRACSRSTHGEEEFMKSLRACRPHSLHRAANGEQEDPSQRRRTSDMNLSRGLQAQRSCYSRHMSPSPPLLTRAPPTVGIREEHKETTKGVNKEPASEETLTLNAQQRTDQMDSNAKNHQHTRTLSEQRASGGYKGPQRDQGHNKTCGPGASTTTWLEKPSWTVLGTVMDAQWVKRKQELRGTRPW is encoded by the exons ATGGAGTTTGAATTCGATGTGCACAAAATATTCCTGGAGCCGATCACCAAACTGGACAGCAGCCTCGTCCCTCAACGGCGGCCTCTGGTCCCCAG CACTGAGGCTCAGAAACAAATCATGAAGATCATAGATGAGATTGGAAAGTCATCCGCCAAG gCCCAGCGGTTACCAGCTCCAATAACCAGCGCCTCTCGGATGCAGACAAATCAGCATCACCTCTATATCTTGAAAGACTGCACCCCACAAAC AGCTGGCCGGGGTGTGGTGATCGGTTTCCTCAAGGTCGGATATAAGAAGCTATTCGTGCTG aACCATTCAGGATCCCATATAGAAGCAGAGCCCTTATGTATCCTCGATTTCTATATCCACGAGTCTCTCCAGCGTCATGGGTTTGGGAAGGAACTTTTCAGCTTCATGCTCCGA ACTGAGCAGGTTGAACCTCAGCATCTTGCCATTGACCGACCCTCTGAGAAGTTTCTATCCTTCCTGAGGAAACATTACAACCTTTGTTCGACTATCCCGCAG GTTAATAATTTTGTCATCTTTGAAGGTTTCTTCAGAGACCGGAAAG CCCCAGGGAGAAAGTTACCACCCAAGCGGACTGAGGGAGAGATCAAGCCATACTCCCTGTCTGAGAGAGACT TCCTGAAACAAGAAGAAGGCCTTCCTTGGCCTTTTAGCCAGGGACAGTCATCCCTTAACCGTGCCGGCAGTCTTGGATCTTCTCCGACACGGGCTTGCTCCCGATCAACTCATGGTGAGGAGGAATTTATGAAGTCACTCCGAGCTTGTAGACCTCACTCACTCCATAGAGCGGCCAACGGTGAACAAGAGGATCCTTCCCAGAGGAGAAGGACCAG CGATATGAATCTCTCCCGCGGACTCCAGGCTCAGAGAAGCTGCTACAGCCGTCACATGTCTCCCTCTCCCCCGCTTCTCACAAGAGCGCCACCTACAG TGGGTATTAGAGAAGAGCACAAAGAAACCACTAAAGG CGTGAACAAAGAGCCGGCATCAGAAGAGACTCTGACATTGAACGCTCAGCAGAGAACTGACCAAATGGACTCCAACGCGAAAAATCACCAACACACAAGGACGCTATCCGAGCAGCGAGCATCAGGGGGATATAAAGGCCCACAGAGGGACCAGGGACATAATAAAACCTGCGGCCCAGGTGCTTCCACGACTACGTGGTTGGAAAAGCCATCGTGGACCGTGCTGGGCACAGTGATGGATGCACAGTGGGTGAAGCGGAAACAGGAACTGCGGGGAACCCGTCCTTGGTGA
- the C9H6orf136 gene encoding uncharacterized protein C6orf136 homolog isoform X1 — MALCVRRLRGAPGLGGRWKSGVRGTGGAAGRLREGGRAREAILCRELRPCTRINAPLRRPLPLTATMLSPHTRPVGLRMCLPATEQEKALQRLRDFLMQKNLPPKPSMGLLPCARASAACPVDLESWHLSSAQLDCFRSLFEPGVCRTPYQALAFPTRTAHSGLLVFTPSRKVGAKQIPGDNKSDMEQHLALMHEKLREELPNFLWKPANYTLYRKDMEFVSNMLHMHLRGLVKYQFFLTFTRLLLLCYYTNTRVTVLKLTSHPETNSIQARWSFSGLPLHCLFFYLFRTDKNELYRTYDAFSTFQLAPDGLICLHKVERVMPSQPLTITKRTILAAALLALGLGEDRPVLNMLSSIKIPYEL, encoded by the exons ATGGCGCTGTGTGTTAGACGGCTCCGCGGGGCCCCCGGACTCGGTGGTCGGTGGAAGAGTGGAGTGCGCGGGACAGGTGGAGCGGCTGGGAGGCTGCGGGAGGGCGGCAGG GCCCGGGAAGCCATCTTGTGCCGAGAACTGAGGCCCTGTACCCGTATCAACGCTCCTCTTAGACGACCATTGCCATTGACAGCTACCATGCTCTCTCCTCACACCAGGCCTGTGGGCCTTAGAATGTGTTTACCAGCTACTGAGCAGGAGAAAGCTCTGCAGAGACTGAGGGACTTCCTGATGCAGAAGAATTTACCTCCAAAACCAAGTATGGGACTGTTACCCTGTGCCCGAGCCAGCGCTGCGTGTCCTGTCGACTTGGAGAGCTGGCATCTCAGTAGTGCTCAGTTGGATTGTTTTAGAAGTCTATTTGAACCGGGAGTCTGCAGGACTCCTTACCAGGCTCTAGCATTTCCCACACGTACAGCCCACAGTGGTTTATTAGTCTTTACCCCCAGCAGAAAGGTTGGAGCCAAACAGATCCCTGGGGATAACAAATCTGATATGGAGCAGCACCTGGCGTTGATGcatgagaaactgagggaagag TTGCCAAATTTCTTGTGGAAGCCTGCAAACTATACGTTATACAGAAAGGACATGGAGTTTGTCAGTAATATGCTACACATGCACCTACG TGGCCTCGTCAAGTACCAGTTCTTCCTGACATTCACCCGGCTGCTGCTATTGTGTTATTACACCAATACGCGTGTGACGGTCCTGAAACTGACGTCTCACCCCGAGACCAACAGTATCCAGGCCCGCTGGTCGTTTTCTGGCCTCCCGCTACACTGCCTCTTCTTCTACTTATTCCGTACAGACAAGAATGAGCTGTACAG AACATATGATGCTTTCTCCACCTTCCAGCTGGCTCCCGATGGTTTAATATGTCTGCATAAAGTAGAACGG GTGATGCCATCCCAACCACTTACTATAACCAAGAGGACGATTCTGGCTGCTGCACTTCTAGCTTTGGGCCTAGGGGAAGATCGACCTGTTCTAAATATGCTTTCTTCCATTAAAATACCCTATGAACTGTAA
- the C9H6orf136 gene encoding uncharacterized protein C6orf136 homolog isoform X2, with protein MHHSPPAREAILCRELRPCTRINAPLRRPLPLTATMLSPHTRPVGLRMCLPATEQEKALQRLRDFLMQKNLPPKPSMGLLPCARASAACPVDLESWHLSSAQLDCFRSLFEPGVCRTPYQALAFPTRTAHSGLLVFTPSRKVGAKQIPGDNKSDMEQHLALMHEKLREELPNFLWKPANYTLYRKDMEFVSNMLHMHLRGLVKYQFFLTFTRLLLLCYYTNTRVTVLKLTSHPETNSIQARWSFSGLPLHCLFFYLFRTDKNELYRTYDAFSTFQLAPDGLICLHKVERVMPSQPLTITKRTILAAALLALGLGEDRPVLNMLSSIKIPYEL; from the exons atgcaccACTCCCCTCCA GCCCGGGAAGCCATCTTGTGCCGAGAACTGAGGCCCTGTACCCGTATCAACGCTCCTCTTAGACGACCATTGCCATTGACAGCTACCATGCTCTCTCCTCACACCAGGCCTGTGGGCCTTAGAATGTGTTTACCAGCTACTGAGCAGGAGAAAGCTCTGCAGAGACTGAGGGACTTCCTGATGCAGAAGAATTTACCTCCAAAACCAAGTATGGGACTGTTACCCTGTGCCCGAGCCAGCGCTGCGTGTCCTGTCGACTTGGAGAGCTGGCATCTCAGTAGTGCTCAGTTGGATTGTTTTAGAAGTCTATTTGAACCGGGAGTCTGCAGGACTCCTTACCAGGCTCTAGCATTTCCCACACGTACAGCCCACAGTGGTTTATTAGTCTTTACCCCCAGCAGAAAGGTTGGAGCCAAACAGATCCCTGGGGATAACAAATCTGATATGGAGCAGCACCTGGCGTTGATGcatgagaaactgagggaagag TTGCCAAATTTCTTGTGGAAGCCTGCAAACTATACGTTATACAGAAAGGACATGGAGTTTGTCAGTAATATGCTACACATGCACCTACG TGGCCTCGTCAAGTACCAGTTCTTCCTGACATTCACCCGGCTGCTGCTATTGTGTTATTACACCAATACGCGTGTGACGGTCCTGAAACTGACGTCTCACCCCGAGACCAACAGTATCCAGGCCCGCTGGTCGTTTTCTGGCCTCCCGCTACACTGCCTCTTCTTCTACTTATTCCGTACAGACAAGAATGAGCTGTACAG AACATATGATGCTTTCTCCACCTTCCAGCTGGCTCCCGATGGTTTAATATGTCTGCATAAAGTAGAACGG GTGATGCCATCCCAACCACTTACTATAACCAAGAGGACGATTCTGGCTGCTGCACTTCTAGCTTTGGGCCTAGGGGAAGATCGACCTGTTCTAAATATGCTTTCTTCCATTAAAATACCCTATGAACTGTAA